AACTGACAAAGCCGGTTAAATCTCTTTCTTCGGGAGAATAAGGATGATTAAGAAAAGGGTTGTTTTAACTTTCCCACACGAAATAGTCAGCCAGCCGGTCGTATATCATCTTGTCAAGGATTACAATTTGATGATAAACATACTCAGAGCCAGAGTTACTCCACAGGAGCAGGGGAGATTAGTAGTAGAAATAAGCGGCAGGAAAAAAGAGCTGGAAACCGGCATGAATTATCTGGCTGAGTTAAATATAGATATTCAGCCGCTTGCACAGGACATTAAATGGCACGAAAGCAAATGTGTCCACTGCACTGCTTGCATACCGCATTGTCCTACAAATGCTATATTCTTAAACAGAGATACAATGAAAGTATCATTTGATAAGCAAAAGTGTATAGCGTGTGAACTTTGTATTCCTGCCTGCCCATATCAAGCAATTGAAATCGTAATTTAATTTAGCTAAGGTCTTGCACATTCAATATATTACTTTGCAATTCGTGCAACTGGTATCGCTTTGGCTTCAAGCATACTCCTGATATCGCCTCTTTTAACAGCAATTTTTTCCTACTTTATTTTTGGCGAGATTCTTACAACAGGGCAGTTAATATCAGGTTCTGTACTCTTGATTGGCGGGTATATTGTTTCCAAGAGTAAAGGAATTAAATAAATCTTTATTCAATTCCTAACTTTAGAACTCTGTTCACATTCTGCCAGCTTATTTTCTTAAATGCCTCTTTTGAAATATTTCCTTCCTTATAAGCGTTTCTCAAAAATTCTGCATGACGATGGTCGTTTGTTGGAGAGCAAATATCTGTTCCAAAGAAAAGCTTATCCTGAAATTTCTCAATAAATGCATATCCAAATTCTGGGTCACGGGTTAAGGCATTATAACCACTGCCTGCAGATATATCTCCATATAGATTTGGATATTCTTTCATAAGTCTGGGAACTGTGCCTCCTGAGGTAACCTTTCCTTCCGGATAGGTATTTCTATTTTCATTCGTTACATCTCCGCTGATCTCTGACCAGAAGGGTTGAGAATGCCCGATAAATATCAAATCAGGGAAGTCTTTCAAGGACTTTTCCAAACGCGGCAGATGCAGATTATCTATAAGACCGTAGCAATTCCCTT
This region of bacterium genomic DNA includes:
- a CDS encoding 4Fe-4S binding protein, whose translation is MIKKRVVLTFPHEIVSQPVVYHLVKDYNLMINILRARVTPQEQGRLVVEISGRKKELETGMNYLAELNIDIQPLAQDIKWHESKCVHCTACIPHCPTNAIFLNRDTMKVSFDKQKCIACELCIPACPYQAIEIVI
- a CDS encoding amidohydrolase family protein, with protein sequence MFIDVHLHTTRKKSLPRNEKGDNYASPEELIEMMDRAGVDKGILLPGVNPECRKQFSTVEDIMDVCEKYPDRFIPFCNIDPRAEKNSPDADLSRQLLFYKEKGCKGVGEVCANLYFDDLLVQNLFKHCQKSQMPLLFHIAPQKGNCYGLIDNLHLPRLEKSLKDFPDLIFIGHSQPFWSEISGDVTNENRNTYPEGKVTSGGTVPRLMKEYPNLYGDISAGSGYNALTRDPEFGYAFIEKFQDKLFFGTDICSPTNDHRHAEFLRNAYKEGNISKEAFKKISWQNVNRVLKLGIE